The genomic stretch GATATCAGCAATTTCCTGGCCATTATTTCTGCCGGCGATCGTGCCATGGAAATAGAGCGGCTGATTGCTTCTCTTTCTGAGATTAAGAGACTTTATGGCAAAGAAGATCAATCCGGAATGTTCGATCATGAATACATTAATCCGGATGTGGTAATTGCGCCTCAGCAGGCATTTTACAGTGAAAAGACACCTCTTCCCATTAAGAAAACGGTAGGTAAGATCTGCGGAGAATTTGTAATGTGTTATCCGCCTGGCATTCCTATCCTGGCACCCGGTGAAAGAATTACGGGGGATATCGTTGATTATATTCTTTATGCCAAAGAGAAGGGCTGCCTTCTAACCGGTACAGAGGATATGGCAGTTAACAATATCAATGTAGTGGACGCACAATATGCAGGTGCAGGAATGGAGTAAAAATGGAACTTTGGTATACGGAAAATCATACAGAGGAAGCACGTTTCTCAATTAAAATCGATAAACAGCTGGTAAGCTTACAAAGCGATTTTCAACGAATTGATATTTTTGAGTCCAAAGAGTTTGGAAGGATTCTTACCCTGGATGGTTATCTTATGGTGACAGAAAAGGATGAGTTTATTTACCATGATATGATAACACACGTACCTATGGCGGTTAACCCGGATATTAAGAAGGTTCTGGTAATCGGTGCGGGAGACGGAGGAACGATAAGAGAGCTTCTTCGTTATAAAGGAATTCAGCACATTGATATGGTGGAGATTGATGAAGAGGTTGTTAAGCTGTGTAAAGAATATCTTCCACGTACAGCCTGTGGACTGACAGACCCTAAGGTACATTTATTTTTTGAAGATGGACTTAAATTTGTCAGGGGAAAAGAAGGTGAGTATGACCTTATCATTGTTGATTCAACGGATCCCTTCGGACCTGGTGAAGGTTTATTTACCAAAGAATTCTACGGGAACTGTTACAGAGCCCTGAAGGAGGACGGAATCCTTGTTAACCAGCATGAGAGTATGTATTACTCTTCATATGCAGCGTCCATGATAAGAGCTCATCAGAGAATTCATGATACCTTTCCTGTGGCCAGGATTTACCAGGCTCATATACCAACCTATCCGTCAGGTCATTGGCTTTTTGGTTTTGCTTCCAAGAAATATGACCCGGTGAAGGATTTAAAAGCGGAAGAATGGAATAAATTAGGGTTAAAAACCAGATATTATAATACAGAACTCCATTTGGGTTCCTTTGCAATTCCGAATTATATTAAAGAGCAATTGAATGAGTCTGACCAATAACTTAAAAATGAATGATACAAAGAGCATTAGACGAAAAGCAGTTAAGCTCATATAATCCATACTAATATAAATAAAATCAGTTGATTTAGCCAATATATTTTACCTACACAAAGGAGGGCCTATTATGTCAAAAGCATTAATTATCGGTGCCGGTGGAGTAGCCGGAGTAGTAATCCACAAATGCTGCCAGAACCCCGATGTATTTACAGAAATCCTTCTTGCAAGCAGAACTGTTTCCAAATGTGATGCCTACAAGGAAAAAATTGAGAAGGAACAGGGAAGCAATCCCCTTTACGGAAAAGACCAGTTTACAAAAATTACGACGGCTCAGATAGATGCTGATAATACACAGGAACTGATTGCGCTGATTGAAGGCTATAAGCCGGATATTGTAATTAACGTAGCATTACCTTATCAAGATCTCACTATTATGGATGCCTGCCTGGCAACAAAGACTGATTATCTGGATACAGCGAATTATGAGCCTCTGGATACCGCAAAATTCGAATATAAATGGCAGTGGGATTACAGGGAAAGATTTGAGAAAGCCGGTATTACAGCTGTACTTGGCTGCGGCTTTGACCCTGGTGTTACGGGAGTATTCTCCGCTTATGCCATGAAGCATGAGTTTGATGAAATACATCAGATAGATATTTTGGATGCTAACGCAGGCGACCACGGATATCCTTTTGCTACTAATTTTAATCCCGAAATCAATATTCGTGAAGTTACTGCAAACGGCAGCTATTTCGAAAACGGAGAATTTATTGAAACAGAGCCTATGTCCATTAAGCGTGTTTATGATTTCCCTGAAATCGGCGAAAAGGATATGTATTTGTTACATCATGAAGAAATGGAATCCCTTGCGCTTAATATAAAAGGAATTAAGAAAATCCGTTTCTGGATGACCTTCTCTGAAAGATACCTGACTCATTTAAGAGTACTGGAAAACGTAGGTATGACTTCAATCGAGCCGATTGAGTTCGAAGGAAAACAGATTGTACCCCTGCAGTTCTTAAAAGCAGTGCTTCCTGATCCTGCATCCTTAGGACCCAGAACGAAAGGAAAGACCAATATCGGCTGCATTTACCAGGGTGTAAAAGACGGCAAAGAAAAGAAGTATTATGTATATAATGTGTGTGACCATGAGGAATGCTACAAAGAAGTCGGTTCTCAGGCAATTTCTTATACAACCGGTGTACCTGCAATGATAGGAGCCATGATGGTCTTAAAGGGACTCTGGAAGAAACCTGGTGTATACAATGTTGAGGAGTTCAATCCCGATCCTTTCATGGAGGAGTTAAATCGCTGCGGACTGCCCTGGAAAGAAACACATACACCTGATTTGGTGGATTAATACACAGTAACCTTTACAATCAGTTGGCGATAAAAGGTTCAGCACACGAGGTATGAACAGTATTTTCAAAGAAGTTCAAGATGTATTCCCAGGAATTCATTTTGAACTTCTTCGTACATTGTTAAGTCATGTAGCTTTGACTGAAAACTCATTTAACGGTTGTAAGGTTCCGCTTCGTGCGTATTGTACGCAATATTGGATACTAATTTGGACTGGCATTAAAGACTGGCTGAACGCCTGCAATAGTGAAATAACAGCTTGTGTTAAACTCTGCAATGATGTAAGCCTGCTACCTGGCGGAGAACCTCTGTGGCTTGAGCCTTTGCAGTGCTAAAAGCATATATCCGGCACTGATATTAACAAATTTATCCAAAACACAGTGCCAGTCGTAATGAATATTTAAGAAAGGATGCCATGCAGGCGACTCTTCGTCTGTTTCGATATGGCAATACTGCTTTGGCAGTATAAAGGGGTAGAATAATGTCCGATGTATTAAACTTTGATCCGAAGAGCTTAAAAACACCGGTTTATATAATGGATGAAACTCTTCTGAAGAAAAATCTTGAAACTTTGAAGTATGTAATTGATAAAACCGGCTGTAAGATACTTCTCGCTCAAAAAGCCTTCTCCATGTTTTCTGTCTATCCCCTGATCGGAAATTATCTGCAGGGAACCACTGCCAGCTCGCTCTATGAGGCGAAGCTTGGAAGAGAAGAGATGGAGGGTGAAGTGCATATTTTTTCACCCGCTTACAGAGAAGATGAAATGGAGGAGATTATTTCACTCAGTGACCATATTGTATTTAATTCTTTTACTCAATGGAAAAAGTACAGAGCTTTGGTTGAAGGCAGTGACAGGCATATCTCCTGCGGAATCCGCATCAATCCGGAATATTCTGAAATTGAGACAGATATGTATAATCCTTGCTTTACCGGTTCCAGAATGGGTGTAACCTTAGAGCAGTTTGAACCTGAGGAGCTAAAAGGAATAGAAGGGTTGCATTTTCATACAATGTGTGAGCAGAATTCCGATGTGCTGAAACGAACCTTGCAGGTAGTAGATGAGAAGTTCGGCTCTTATATAGCAGGAATGAAGTGGATTAATTTCGGAGGCGGACACCACATAACCAGAAAAGATTATGATCTGGATATACTGATTGAGAGCATTCTTTTTATTAAGAATAAATACAACGTGGAAGTTTATTTAGAGCCTGGTGAAGCAGTGGCTTTAAATACCGGTTTTCTGGTTGCCAGAGTCCTGGATACTTTAAAGAATGGAATGGACCTGGCTATTCTGGATACTTCTGCAGCCTGCCATATGCCCGATGTACTGGAAATGCCCTACAGACCGGAGGTAATAGGTGCCGGAAAACCCGGAGAATATGCTTATACATACCGTCTTGGGGGCCCAACCTGCCTTTCCGGCGATGTGATTGGTGAATATTCCTTTAAGGAACCGCTGCAAGTAGGGGATACATTGGTTTTTTGTGATATGGGGCATTATACTATGGTTAAAAATAATACCTTTAACGGAATGGGACTTCCCTCCATTGCATTGTGGAGCCCGGATAAAGGCACTCAGCTCATTAAGGAGTTTGGTTATGAGGATTTCAAGATGAGGTTATCCTAGAAATTATCTTTTTTAGATATAATTCTATATTTTGCAGGCAGAGAATGAGTACAAATTTTCTGCCTGTTTTTGTTTGCAATTAATTTGTCCTATTGACATGAGGTCTCATGTCGTAATATGCTGAAATAAGTAAGGTGTGTTACTGGAATAATGATATAGCATAAATTGGGGATTCTAATAGCAGAAAGTATTATGAATGCAGAAAGTATTATGAATGCAGAAAGTATTATGAAACGCTTACGTTTTATGTAATGCAATGATATGAAAGAAGGAGAATAACATGAGTGATAATATTATGAAATCGTATTTTGATGTACTGCCGTTATTAAAGGATCTGGTACAAGAAGATATAGCAGTTTCTATAACAGATAATGAGAAATTTCTGGCATATTGGCCCAATCCCATATTACCCTTACAATTACAGGTTGGAGATGTAATTCAACAAGAGGATCCTTTACGTCTGGCAATGAGAAACAAAAATGTGATCTCCCAGATAGTTCCAAAAGAAGCCTTGGGAATAGTGTTTCAGGCAATCTGCTATCCCATTCTTGATGAAGCTGGTAAAGTGCTTGGTGCTGTAGGGATAGCTAAGAGCCTGGAGAAACGTTCTGAATTGCAGAATTCAACAGAGATAATATTTAATTCTTTACAGCAGATTAATTCTAGTATCGAAGAAATTGCTTCTGGTTCCGTGCAGCTTAAAGGAACCATTTCAGAGGTAGTTGATACGACGAAAGCAGCAAAACAAAAAATTAATGATACCGATATGATCCTGTCTACAATTCAAAATATTGCTTCTCAGTCTAATCTCCTGGCATTAAATGCCGCTATTGAAGCAGCAAGAGCCGGAGAAGCCGGCAGAGGATTCAGTGTAGTAGCAGATGAAGTCAGAAAGCTGGCACAATCAAGCTCTGATTCTGCCAAGAAAGTATCTGCTACTTTAAGTGAAATTAAGAACTATATTGAAAAAATCGAACAGCAGATCCATAACTCCAATATTATAGCTGAATCCCAGGCAGCCTCCACAGAAGAAATCACTTCCGTAACAGATGAAGTAACCAATTCCTCAAGAACATTACGTGAGCTTGCTAAAATTGTTTAAAGACTTAGTTGCAGATCAAAAAGAATATTACTGATGATTTCTTGTCAGGCTTTCAAGGTTAATGTCCATAAGATGAACGGTGCTCCAGAAGAGATAAGAGATTTATGGCAGCAGACAGATAGTTTATCTTAAAGCATTGTACGAAAGAAAGCCTGACAATCTCAGTTAGACTAATTATTGTTATACTAATTTATTATGACAAATAGCACCCTGATAATCATCTTGTTTCACCAGGATATCCTGTAACAGAAGTGCAGCTTCTGTCTTATTACCAAGTCCTAAATTACCTAAAGCACGCAGATAATTACAGTACTGGATGTTTCGTAACTGTATATTATCCTGGAACACTTCGATTTCCGGCAGTGACACGGCAAAGAAATCATAGGACACTTTATCAAATAAGTGTTTCTCGCCGTAAATTATCAACTGGTGATATGCTTTTAAGGCAGCATTTTCCCTTTGGAGGGCTTTATTTGCCAGTCCCTGGTAGAAAATAAAATCAGATGGCTGATCGTTATAGTACAGCACACTTCCCGGTTCTGTTGGTCCTGTTGCTGCAAGCTCGAAATATTTCTTTGCCTCTTCCTCCCTTCCCAGTTTACGATAGGACACACCTAAATAATAATGAGCTTCATTGTCCGCTACATTGGGCAATTTACCTTCTCCCAAATTCTCAGGATAATTAAGAGAAGCAGTTAATAAAGGCAAGGCGTCCTCCGGTTTATTTGAATTTATTAAACTGACAGCAGATTGAATCAAAGCATACCGGTACTGGGAGCTGACCTTTCCTTCTCCACCTTCCCAGGGATGGAAACGATGGGAAGTCAATGCTTTAATAGCCTCCTCGTATTGTCCGGTACAATTAAGCAGTGTGATATAGCGCAGATATAGATCATCACGGGATTTGGTCACGGAAAGATCTGATTCCAGCATTTTCAGACGTTCCTTTACCGGTATATTTGCTTTTGCTGCCAATTGGTCATATTCCAGGAGAAATCTCGGATATTTACGATCAAGACTAAGAGCTTTATTCATGGCTTTCAATGCCTTTTGATTATCTTTTTCTTTGTTAAAGTAAGCAATAGCCAGGTTTCGGTATGCCATGGACAGAGAGTCTTTTTGAGTAACAGCGGTTTCCCAGTGATAAACAGCCTGTTCATACTGTTTTTTATCATAAAGGAGATTTCCCAGGTAAAAATGTGCCATTGGAGCAGTTTTTAGTAATTGGATTCCATGTTCTAAAATTTTAATTTCTTCAATCCGGTTAGGGAAGCAGTAGTCTCCGGGGCAGCCCTCCGCTCTTTCATAGAAGGCAGCAGCTTCTTTTGTTAAGCCCAGTTTATATTTGGCATAACCTTGATAGCTGAATAAAAGAGGATTATTGTCCTGGCATAAGGATAATAGTATTACCGCATCTTCATATAAGCCCGCATTGATGTAATCAAGAGAAAGGGTTAGGTAATTGTGCGCTTCCTGACGCATTCTCTCTATAAAGAAAGCGAGAGAGTTATCCTGCAGGGCTTTCTCAAAAATACAACCCATATATAAGGGATCTATCACAAGACTTTCTTCCAGGAATATTTTATTCTCTCTGGAGAGTTTACGAAGCAGTGCTGCTTTCAGATTTCTACTTTTCATATTATGCCAGTTATGAAGCATGGATTTTTCTGCAAATTCCAGAGCTTCTTCGTAACAGGCTTTTCTGGCAGAAAGGCAGGAAAGCCAGTAGAAACCTGCACTCATGGTTTCAGCGCTCCAGGTGGATTTATAAAAGGCATCATATGCCAGATCTTCTTTGTCTACTGCTGCGAGGGCAAGACCCAGGTTGAAATAGCACTCCCCGGAATAAGGGTTAGGATTCTTCCAGGTCTGTTTCTTGATGGCTGCTTCGAAGTAAGGGATACTTTCTTTTAGAAAACCCCGTTTATATAAGAGAAGGCCATATCCGTTATTTATTCTGATATCCGTAGTATCGCGTCTTAAACCTTCCAGATAGTAATCGGCAGGATCATAAGTGGCATGACGGTATTGTTCCAGATGAGAAGCGGCCAGATATAACTCTTCAAGAGATTTCATATCAGCAGGCGCTTTCATGGGTTCAGCTGCTTCCGGAATGGGTTTTAATTCTTTTTCATACAACTTATAACTTACCAGGGTTTTATTATCGCAGTTGACAGTGATACTACAGTCTGATAGCTTTTGGGGTGCTGTAAACACTACTGTAAGACATTTCTCCGGTGTGAGATTGGCCGTGGTCTCTGATAATATCTGGTCGCCGACCGTCACTTTAACAGAGGATTGATTGTAAATACCGCTGACATATACTTTTAAGATTGCCGTACCCTCCTGGCCTTGTTCCAGGCTTACTGCAGCATCTTTGGTTGCATTGCCAACCCTGCCTACACCTTTATAAGGCATAAAATACTGGACAAAGGTTTTTTCCTCGTGAGGTTTCAGCCAGGTAAAATCAGGCTGGTTGTCTGTAAATACACCAGTCATTAATTCAATATAAGGTCCGTCACTGTCGGTGAGATTATTATCCCAGGTTCTTCCAAAATCACCATTTCCCCAAGTCCACTGCTTCTTGCCGGGAGAAAAATGATGATCAGCTACATGAAGCAGACCAGCTTCTCTTTTCTCGTCATAATTACCGATAAAGTCGTAGTCAGAATGGGCAGCCATATAGGAAGTAGGTACTTTGACATTTTTGTAACGTGATATATCCACGCCGGCAGAATAGTCACATTTATAATATTCACCTGTTGCTATAGGGAAGGTTGATACAGCACGTTTTCCATGATCCATTACTGCATTCACATCGGGAGGGAATACGGAGTAAGTATCATCGTTAACAGGCACGGCAGGATTAGCCCACCAAAGAAAGGTTTGCGGCAGATCAGTAGGATTGTAGAGCTGTCCTTTTATTTCGATGTATGCTTTTTCGGGATAGAGTGTAATAGCGGCCATTCCCTTGGTACCATACATTTTATCAATTTCGCTGATAAAAACCGTAGAAGAGCCGTCCTGGTTCTCACAAAGAGAATAGTCTACCGGTGAATAAGTAGAGGGCCTGTGGTGCTGCGGCCAGTTAAACTCGATACCGCCGGAGATCCAAGGACCGGTAAGACCGACCAGTGCCGGCTTGATCACGTGATTGTAATAGACAAAATCATATCCGTTGGTTTTATCATAAGCACGCTGTATTCTGCCTCCGAGCTCCGGCAGAATCATAATTTTTAAGTACTCATTTTCAAGAAATACAGCTTTATAACTAACTTCTTCTTTCACATCTGAGATTTTTTCTGTTACTGGCAGAGGATATACCTTACCGGTACTTCCCTGATAGGCTCTTCTTTCAAGGAATAGAGGACTTTTCTCTGGGGGATGTACTTTGTAAGTAGGTATGATTAGGATCTCTTCCCAGAGCTTAACTTTATTTATTGAATTCATGTAATACTCCTTCCTATTATTATAAGGGTTTGATGATAATATCATGTTTTGATTCTACCTCAAAATTGAGACTCTATAAATGGCATATCGTAATAAAAGATGGACAATATTCCACCAATATGCTATGTTTACGATATGAGCATATTTGATGATAAAAAGAAAGACGGCTTCAAAGGAGAGCGAATGATCGTGATTCCGACAGAAGCCTTTAAGGATTATACGGAGCATCCTCAGATTAGAAGACTATACCTAACGGATGTAGGTTATTTCCCCCAGGCAGAACATCATTACAGGGAAAGGAAGGATGGAATAGAAGAGTACATTTTTATGTACTGTATGGAAGGCAGCGGAATAATAGAAATAGAGGGAAAAGAATATAGTCTTAAAGATAATGAGGCATTTTGTATTCCAAGGCTCAAAGGACATAAATATTATGCTTGTCCGGACAGGCCCTGGAGTATTCTTTGGGTGCATTTTAAAGGGGAGGATATCACCTATTACCCTCTGGAGGAATGTATTACAATAAAGTTTGGCTCCAATCATGCCGGTAATCGTATGCTGTTTCTGTTTGAACTATTGTTCCGTGTATTGGAGGGAAATTATACACTTGGTAACTTTATATATATTTCACAAGTGCTATCCTTAATACTGGCTGAGGCATATAACCGGGAAAAACAGCATACGGCCCTGGACCAGAACAGACATGTAACTGACGTCATTAAATATATGTACCAGCATATGAATGAAGAATTATCCCTGGAGCAGATTGTGGAAGCGTTTAATCTTTCAAAGAGCTATCTGAATGCGGTATTTAAGAAACATACCAGCCATTCGCCAATGGACTTTTATATTCAGCTTAAGATGAAGGAGGCTTGCAAACTCCTTCGTGCCACAGATTCGTATATCTATGAAGTGGCTCTTAAATTAGGCTACAAGGACCAGTATTATTTCTCAAGAATCTTTAAAAAGGTTGTAGGTATTTCACCCAAAGAATATAAGAATAGTGAATATTTTCATTTTGAGAAGGATGGCAGGCTGAATGGTAACAGAAGATAAAAAGTACAGGCAAATGATAAATTTCTATAAATTATAATTTAATTCTTTTTTAGGAAAGGCACTTAATAACAGTAAGAGGCATAGATTAATTATAAACCCCTATTATTGAGGTGCTTTTGCAGTGAAATCTTTTCCAAAGCCACTGAGCGCCAAGGAAGAAACGGAAATCCTTTGCCGTTGTATGGAAGGAAGCAAAGAAGCAAGGGATATCCTGATTGAACGTAATCTCCGTCTGGTAGCACATATTGTAAAAAAATACAATTCGGCGGATAGAGAAATAGATGACTTAATATCCATTGGCACAATTGGTTTAATAAAAGCAATCGATACCTTTGACCCGGATAAAGGAATACGGCTAGCCACCTATGCTTCTAGGTGTATAGATAATGAGCTTCTGATGATGTTAAGGAGCGGTAAACGACAGGCGAAAGAAGTTTATCTGTATGAACCTATAGGTTCCGATAAGGAAGGGCATGAAATCAATCTTCTGGATATTATTGAGAGCTCTGAATCAGACATTATCGAAGAAATAGAATTGCAAGGTAATGTTAAGCGTCTGTATGAGTTGGTAAATAAGGTTCTGAATAAAAGAGAGCGGCAGATTATTGAGATGCGGTACGGATTGAATTCACAGGAAGAGATTACACAAAGGGAGATAGCCAGTAAAATAGGTATTTCCAGATCTTATGTTTCTAGAATTGAGAAGAAGGCATTAAAGAAATTAAGAGAATATTTTGATAAAGAATACCGGGATCCATATTAATGATATAAAGTAAAAAAGAAAGGTGCTGTTTCCAAACGTATATAATAGTCTGGAAACAGCACTTTTATCTATTTTATAGCTTATGATGAGTAGTTCGAAGTCAAGTGAAAGGCCATGCTGCAATCACCAGGAATTTATGGATTTACTCTGCGAATTTCTTTAAAGACAAAAGGTTTTACCTCTTTATTGTTTAAAAGAGTTACTTCAGCAGCAGTTGCAGGCTGATCAGGAAGTTCTGCCTCTGCTTCCTTCCCATAAGCACCGGACCCCTCCACAAATTGATTCATGATCACGTTCATACTATTGGAGAGCTTATCAAGGTTAAAGTCATATTCGGTCATTTTGCTGTAGATATCGTCATTATCCGATAGATTTGCATGGAATTCAGTTGCATTCTTAAAGAATTCACGGACCATTTTGCTGTACTCATTCTGGCGCTGTTCCATAAGCTCATTCATTCTGACACTGTTTTCATTTACCAGCTTATAAAATTCTCTCATCTGATGGTGCATATAATCCATAACTTCTTTTCGCATTCTCGTCATATCCTTATAAGCCTGTAAGGTAACAGCAGAAGAGTGCTTCAGATTCTGCTCCCTGGATTCTGTGATATTCGCTGCGGCCTGTTCCTCAAGGGAGGCAGTTGATATTACAAGCTCCTCCTTTAGCTGCTCGATTTCAGTCCTTGCTTTATCCAGCTCTTCGGATGCAGCAATCAATTCATAAGACTTATCAGCAAGAGCTCTTTCCAGTAAAGCTTTGTTTTCTTTCTCTTTCTCTAGCTGCGACTGTAAACTTTCCATAAAGGAATAATCCACTAGACTGCTTGCATCAGCATTTTGCAGCTGTAGTTCAGAGATATGTGCATTTAAGGTATCATTCTGCTGCTGTAAAAGAGTAAGCTGCTCTTTTAATTCAGAATATTTCTGGGTATAGTCCGTTACTTCCTGTGAGAGTGAAGCTGTCTGGGATAAAAGCTCGTCCTTTTCATCGTTTAGCTGTTTGAGTTCTTCTTCAAGTTTCTTTACATCAGCTTCTAAGAGATTGGCTTTCGCACCATTGGTCTCGTTATTCTTAACCTGTGTTTTTAATGTTGTGATAGTACCGTTCAAGCTCTCGTTTTCTTCACGAAGAGTATTTAACATTACATCAACCTCAGATACGCTATAACCAAATAAGCCTTTTTTCATAACAATTATCCCTCCGCTAAATTAGATTGGTTTAATTGGGTTACAATTATAACATCTACAATTAAAACATCTATCAGTTATATTGATATATTTATAAACAAACTATTTTTTCGCTTCATCGATTACGTTTATAATCTTATCGTAAGTTATAATATTTGTCAACCAAAGACAAAAAATTCCATAAACTACATTGGAAGATAAAAGTTAACATATCATTCTGTAAATCCAGAAAATAATATTCCGTAAAGAACGTATGTCCGGTTCATGCGACATAATATGATAAGTAAAGACTTTTTACTTAAAAAATCATGAAAAATTGTATTTGTAAATAGTCAATTAGGCTTGAAATCAGAGAATATTTATATTATAGTTAGGTTCAGGATGAAATTGAAGTATTCTTTTACAGGAGTGAAAATATTAATATGAGCAGCATCCTAATTGTAGGAAGTTACGGTTCGTTTACCAACGAACTGATAAATAAGTTTTATAAAGAAAATTGGCGTATTTATACATTAATCTGTAATAAAAAGCTTATTAAGCCTGCTCATGTGTTCGAACAATATGTGTTTAAATACGATAGCGACAGCGTAAGAACGCTTATTAACAGCAGCCGCCCGGATGTTATCCTTTTTACAGGTGCCTATGACCCTTATTATAAATGGGAAGACGAGAGTGCGGTGGAGGACTCCTTAAACTATGTGACAGGTCTCAGCAATCTCTTGATGAGCGCGGCAATGCTTGGTACAAGACATTTCATTTATATATCCTCCGAAAAAGTTTTTGAGGATGAATATATCATTGATATCAAGGAGGATTTACAAACCTCACCCAACAGTGTGAAAGGGATGACAATATCACAGGGTGAGAATCTGGCAATGCATTTTAAACAGACCACGCAAATGGAAGTAAGTGTAATTAGATTAGCCGGTATGTATGGTATACCTGCAGATCGTAAAGCCTGCAGAGATATTTATTCGGGGATGTGCCTAAAAGCTCTGGTTTCAGGGCGTTTACAGGTTAATGCCAAGAAAGGGCTGTCGGCTTTGTTTGTAAAGGATGCAGTAGAAGGCTTATTTCTTCTAGTAAACGCACCAGAGAGAAAGCATGTTATTTATCATATCTCGTCTCTGGAAGAAGTGACAGAGGATATCATAGCCAGACTGATACAGGAAAAGCTATCGAACCAGATTGATATTGTAGATCAGACAGTTGGCCTTAAGAGCAGGCTTATTCTGTCAAACAGCAGATTTCTTGAAGAGTTTCCGCTGGAAATCAGAAACAGCTATAAGGACATAATTCCACAGATTATTATGTACATGAACAGACATAAGAATTTGTTTTTGCATAGTGATGAGAAATATCAGGGCAAGGGGTTAGGGCATCGTGTACTCAGGGTACTAAAAAAAGCTTTTCCTTTCTTAGAAAGCCTGGTATTTTTTATACCTTTTTTTATTCTGAACAATCAAACGGTAGGAAATGATTATTTCGGCGGGATTAATTTCTATTTACTTTATGTACTTTTATTTGCAGTGATTCACGGCAGGCAGCAGGCTATTTTAGCATCGCTGCTCAGTGTTATAGGTTATTGTTACCGGCAGTTATATTCAACTTCCGGCTTTTCCTTATTAATAGATATCAATACTTACATCTGGATCGCGCAAATTTTTGTTGTAGGGCTTACAGTGGGACATTTAAAGGATAAGTTTCGGGATATGGAAGCTGATAAAAACGAGCAGATAGATTTTATGTCAGAGCGGCTGAATGATATAACCATAATCAATTCCAGTAATATAAAGATCAAGAACTATTATGCTGAAAAAATCATCAGCAGCACGGAAAGTATCGGCCGTATCTATGATATAACCTCAAGACTCGATAAGGCTGCTACAGGTGAAGTACTGTTTGCCGCTTTGGATACACTGTCAGAAATCATGAATACACCCAATGTATCAATATATCTGGTATCAAAT from Anaerocolumna sp. AGMB13020 encodes the following:
- a CDS encoding sugar nucleotide-binding protein, which codes for MSSILIVGSYGSFTNELINKFYKENWRIYTLICNKKLIKPAHVFEQYVFKYDSDSVRTLINSSRPDVILFTGAYDPYYKWEDESAVEDSLNYVTGLSNLLMSAAMLGTRHFIYISSEKVFEDEYIIDIKEDLQTSPNSVKGMTISQGENLAMHFKQTTQMEVSVIRLAGMYGIPADRKACRDIYSGMCLKALVSGRLQVNAKKGLSALFVKDAVEGLFLLVNAPERKHVIYHISSLEEVTEDIIARLIQEKLSNQIDIVDQTVGLKSRLILSNSRFLEEFPLEIRNSYKDIIPQIIMYMNRHKNLFLHSDEKYQGKGLGHRVLRVLKKAFPFLESLVFFIPFFILNNQTVGNDYFGGINFYLLYVLLFAVIHGRQQAILASLLSVIGYCYRQLYSTSGFSLLIDINTYIWIAQIFVVGLTVGHLKDKFRDMEADKNEQIDFMSERLNDITIINSSNIKIKNYYAEKIISSTESIGRIYDITSRLDKAATGEVLFAALDTLSEIMNTPNVSIYLVSNTSYCRLATASSEKARSLGKSVSMGTYHVIFDVLKEKQVYINRTLDSNLPMMASALFDEKENMRIVIFLWEIPYEQMTLYQANLLTIVGALVYSVVVRDADYLDALAYRRYISDTAILQESAYHEMLEIYKQAARKGYADLCEFYVHAGSKPLKELSDTIKPLLRETDYIGAMADGSLAILLTNTNETESVYVRKRLEEKNIKTYLEKEL